The nucleotide sequence aatatgttactgtaacatagctcttcctgaggtaaaatgagtctatagactaataaatgaagccatctatgacatCACTCCTATAATACTTTGCACTATGAAAATAGTAATTTAGACTAATGTCATAtccatgacactagtataagttactcccaaCTATGACCAGGCTAGAAAAATCAGACACAAAAGATATAGGTTTCCGCACCATTTGTTAGAACAACGAAGTCCAAGACAAATTCACCGCCACACCACCGGCAATGAGGTCTGATTTTATGAACATACAGAAACAACACACTCCTAAGTTTTTTTTTCCAATAGTTCCAAGATGGCCAAGTCAAAAAATAATACATATAAAATTCCTTGAGATTACAATGCTTTGATAAAAAAATCATAGGAAGCTACAAACGTTGATTTTATGAACACACAGAAACAACACACTCCTAAGTTGTTTCCAATAGTTCCAAGGTGCCTAAGTCAAAAAAAAAGTGATGCATATAAAATTCTCAAGATTACAACGCTTCAATATAGGGCGACGCTACGCGTTCGCCGGTGGAAATTTAAAAAGGATCCGCCGCCTCCCCAACCATTGGATGGACACATTAATGACCATCCGATCTATCAAAATAAGCAGCCATACTTTGTAATAAGAGTTGTGTTTCTGCAACAATCTGCTTGTTGCAATCACCTGAgcttgtatttttttatttttattttgcaacAGAGATCTTATTGCAGAATTTTTTCGCAACGGAGATCCTGTTGCAGAAATTTTAGAGACCACCATTGTTTGTactttttaattttctgcaacagaGCTCTTGCTTCGGAATTTCTtcgcaacaaaggtcttgttgcagaattttaaaaatcTCACGACACGAGCATGTGGTTTTTTGTTTTTACAACAGTGGCCCCGTTGTAAAAAAATTTAAAGATCGATTGCAACAGGGGACATGTCCTTGAATTTTTTTGTAACAGAGTTTATGTTCCAAAAATTATTTTCAAAACGGAGCCCGTGAaattaaggagatgatgccgctcGCAGCATCGATGTCCCTGTATTTTTTTGCAACAAAAATCTTATTGCAGAATCTTTTCGCAACGGAGATCTTGTTGCAAAAATTTTAAAGATCACCCTtgtttatattttttcattttctgCAACAGAGATCTTGTTTCGGAATTTCTTCGCAACAAAGGCCTTGCTGCAGATCTTGAGGGGGTTCAGATCCAGATCCCGTAACACACCAACTGTTTGTAGGATGTGATGTGTGCTATGTGGTCCAAACAGCGCTATGTGTTATCCATGCCACACGATCATCACGGAGGCGGCCGACGCGTGAGAGTTATCCGCCGGCTGAACCAAAGCTTTTTCCTTCAATATACAGATCTTAGGAAGctattccctctgtaaagaaatataaaaatgtttagatcactaaaataatgATCTATTGAGGGAGTACAAATTAAATAATAGCGCTGCACTTTGCAACATGCATTGACGTGACCACGGGTTAACTCTAGCAGGCTTCAGTCAAGGGTATTTAGCAGTCGAAGGTaaaattgacaaatttgacctcaaagcgaaagtatttcacaaactaaactgcatttgaaaatatttcacactgctgacccttttgtgtagcgcccgacaACAAGGCGCTGCACTCTACTGTGCAACTCCTtacagctaggcgctgcacagtgtagTGCAACTCCTTAGAGCTAAGCGCTGCACAGTGTGGCGCCTAAGTGTTAGGCGTTGCACAGTAGAGTGCAGCGCCTTACTGTCAGGCGCTGCACATTAAAGGTCAGCCAGATGAAATACTTTCAAGAACAGTTTAGTTTGTGAAATAGTTTCGATCTAAGGTCAAATTTGTACCTTTTGCCAAGGTATGATGAACGGAGCATTGCTCATATGGTTAGATTCTTTATGGTAAAACCAACCCATCTACTCAGAATTTATTTTCAGAATTCGAATGGTCGGATAGTCGAGAGTAGGTTAGACTTAACACGGATGGTCGGATATTTTCAGAATTTATTTTAGCCTCTTCGGTGCCCTTTTTTCTGTGGTGTGAAATGTCCATTCAACTATGAGTTGACTATCGCTAGTTTGTTAATCTCAAGACATGCCGCTGAATATCCTAGATATGCTCAAATTCACGTAAAAACAAGAAGACAGTAGGGAGAGTGTGTGCGTTTATGGAATGAGTGTAGCATGTTCTCAGCGTCTCCGTTCATAAGTTGTACTCTCTTCGTCAGATGAAGAGTGTACAATTTGGTTTTGAAATTTGTCcataaaaaaatatatttttatctTTTTATTGCACTTTAAAGTACTCCTTTTGTTCCAAATTACTTATCGCagaaaaggatgtatctagaactaaaatacatctagatacatccatacctgcgacaagtaatttgaaatggagggagtaggaaAAAATGCTTCTCTCTCATCACATGATAATCAAAACAATAACATTCTAAGCACagtcttcttaatttctacatgcacttagctcattggggttgggtaattaaaaaggagagagatggtggcttgcatcTTTTCAACGCATTTTTTACTCCACTTCATAATTTGGCCTAAAATTTCTATATGTActtcctccgtccaaaaatacctgtcatcaaaataaataaataaagatgtatctagaaataaaatacatctaaatatattcctttttatccattttgatgacaagtaaacAAAGGGGTTGAAGGTATGGTGCTGGTACGTGGTGGGCGGGCGCCACCCCGAACCGCCCGAGCCACTTGGCGTCCGGTCGGGTGTGCCTTTTGGCGTGCATGATTGTGCCGCGCCACTTGCCGTGCGGGCCATTTCACACCTCATGCATTCAGGCTGGCAACTCACCCACAACCAAAGATTTTTCAGAGGTCCTGCACTGCACTTGTGCAGTGAGTAATGGCACCTGCGTGCGCACAGCTGGCTGTGTTGTCCGAGGATGGCCACACGACAGTCTTGACATTTCCAACGGAATATTATCAGATTGGACCAAATTTATTGAGTCAGGCTTTGGTCTCAATGCAAAATTTTGTTGCTCCAGTCCAAACAAACGATACACCATTCTCGTAAGCAGCAGCTGCTCTCTTCGTGAATCCTTGGTCCAaaccctgcaaaaaaaaaaaacgccTCTGCGGGCAATGGGTTCCAAGCTCCAACACAAATGTTGTGACGTTGACCGTGACGCGCCCACGACGCCGGCATGGCTCCCCAAACCTCTCACCAACTTGACCCGGCACGCTCAAGCATAACCTGCAACTGCCGATCTTGCATACCATCCCATCCCTACGCTACGCACTTGCACTTCCATCGGATCTGTTCCTAACTGTTTGTTCCTCCGCACGAAAATGTGGTGGCCGGTGAACAATTCGTATCATGCCCCATCTCCCTTTGGTTTCAGGTTAATAACAAAGGAATCGCTAGAAATTTGTAGACCTTTGATTTTTGTTTTTGTCTTCTGAGATAGCTAACGGTTCATTCCAGTCTTTTGAGATGGCTAACAAAAAGAAGAATACAACAGTGAGGCAAAACCTAGTTACACCAAAACTATACCGGACTAGTATTTCTTAATTCGGGGTGCAAAACCAAAGGCATCTTATCTAACAAAAAGAAGAACACGACAGTGAGGCAAAACCTAGTTACAGTATTAAAGAAATGAGTGTAAGCTGGCAATGAATAATGACAAAATAATTCAGAATTCCGATTCCATAAGAATAGCATAAATGATACAAGTTGATGAATAATGTAGCAACGTGAGTGTATGATGTATTGCCATCCATTCACTAAATAGCCAAACACACGCCTCTCCCTTTCCTTCTTAAAAGTAGCTCAGGGCTATAGTTAAGGTTCAAAAATACCACACCGGACAACATGTTATACCAGGAACCTGCATATTGTCAATTGAAAGATCGGTTGATAAAGAGTGCAGCACCGGAGTACAACTCCAGGCAAATTACTTACTGTTCACAAGGGTGAGAGCAGTATGGTTGCACAAATGCACATAGTGCCTTCTCTAGCAAACAAATCCTGCTTCACCTTCAAACATCAGATTCACGAAGACCTCAGCCCAGGAACATTTTGAAGGCCCATCTTCCGAAGAATGAGTTTCGGTATGGCTGGCACAATTTCAAGCTCCATGCTCTGACTGAAGTCCTCTGCAAGCTTAACAAGTCTTGACTTGTCTCTGCTGATGGTCTTGTTTGAGTTGTAGTACCCTAACCATGCTTGATAGGCCGATTCTTTCGTCTTTATCTCCACTCTCCTGATGGCACCTTTCACCTATCAGCCAAGGAAACATAAGTGCCAAATACGTTAGCTTTACAGGGTGAAAATAGACTGAGATTTCATAAGCAGACTTTCTTGCTAAATATGCACCTAACTAACCAGAGTACAAAGCGTGGTAGATGAAAAGATAATAAAAATCATATACTGCTTACTTCTGTTTGAATGCTTGGATTAACTGGAGGTGCCACCGTCTCTGTTATTGACAGATCATTAACGCTACTAAGGAAATATTTTTCCCAGTGAGCTAACAGTAAAATGCCTTGCCCTTCCTTGCCTTTCCTTCCAGTACGACCAAGTCTATGTATATACTGCTGTCTATCAGAAGGCAACCCAACCTGCACGAGCAGATAAGATTTATGAGGAATGTACACCTTATACAAGTTCTTTGGATAAATTATATGACAACGGAACCTACCTGTATGACAAGCGAGACATCAGGATAATCAACACCACGGGCAGAAACATCAGAACTGACTAATATCAAGCCCTTTGACTTCCTAAATTCATCTGAGACCTTTGTTCTGGCAGATTGTGACTTCCTGGAATGAATCTCTCTTATATTCAGTTTCAGCTGGGAGAGAATTTCAGCAACAAGCTTGGTGACCATTGCTGTAGTACAGAATATAATAACCTGCAAAATTGCATGGGTAATGTCAACCATGGAAAATAACTAAGATGTAAACCGGCACCTTGGTGAGGTGACACCCTATCAAAAACAAAACCTGCGAGATTAACTTACTTTGTATTCTGCATCTTCTGCAATATGCTTCTTTAAGACACCATATAATATAGAGAAGTGGAGGTCTAATGGTGCAACCATGTACATCTGATTTACCTGATACATGAGTAATAATGGAAGGTGCCTATGAGCTAGCTGCCAAGCTTACTTCAAAATTCTATCTAACAACTCAGGAAAATGACAGATTTAGACCTGTGCATGTGTCTCCTCATCACCCTCTTGAACAGTATTGATGAACTTGTAATCCTTCTGCATTGCTAAATGAGATACTTCACGGACCTAAGAGTAAACATTCAAAAGATCAGATTGCATCAGGACTTCACATACAAAGAGGTGACATGAGAAAAAGAGATACCTCTCCTGGAACAGTAGCAGAAAATAGCAGTGTTTGCCGTTCCTTAGGAATGAAAGCAATTATTTTCTCAATATCTCTTCTGAATCCCATATCCAATAGGCGGTCAGCTTCATCAAGAACAAGAACCTTCACACCTTTAATCCGGGCAGAAAAACCAGGTGTGTTTTGAAGATGATCGATGAGCCTTCCAGGTGTAGCAACAAGAATCTGTTTGATCGGTAGTATGTATTAGCACATAAACTACATTCAGATATGAACAAACTGAAGCTGATACAGTTGATGGTACGACCTGACATGGCGTGGATCGCATGCTTCTTTGCTCTTGAGATAATTTTGTGCCACCAATTACAACCTGCACGCCCAGTGAGCTGTGATACTTAAGAAGCTTCCTAGCCTCAACGGCCACTTGGTATGCGAGCTCCCTAGTAGGGAGCATCACCAGCAAATTTATCGATGTAGAACAGGGTAATGTAGACAGAAGTTCAATGGCTGGAAGCTAACAATAAGAATTTGAAAGTCAGTCAGATTGGTTAATCCCCACGGTAACATCACTGCAATAAGCCATGAGCTGTGAAAGCCATCAAATTGACTAGTTGTGCTGAAGGCGAAAGAATACCAAAAATGCAACGGTTTTTCCTGTTCCAGTCTTTGCTTTTGCAAGAACATCCTTGCCTGCACTCAACAAATTATTGGAATTTTAGTTTCAGGGTTTCCCAAGACTACGGAGCAAAAATAGTTTGCGTTATTGCTGACCTTGAAGAATTACTGGCAGAGTTGCCTCCTGGACGCGGGTCAGCCTTTCATACCCAGCATCTTTGATTCCTTGCAATGACAATGGAGAAACAGCGCATTGATCGAACCTGCAATATGCAATAAAAACGAAAATTTCAAAATGAGAATGGCAGAAAAATGCTTGTGACGCCAATGTAATCCCCAATAATTTGATGAACACAGATACGGTAGCAGCCGACCGTGTCACGAACTACAACTACATGTCATTCGAGGCCAACTCCGAATGATACCCATAACTTGTAAAGCCGAGGAACAGTACGAATTGAAAAATGCTTACCACACGAGAAATATACAGTATATGGTAGGTATGTACAGTTGGGGAAATATTTCATGCGCACATTCGATCGAAACAAATATGAGGCGCGTGCCACTACCGTGTGTCGCTGAGGTACGATCCATCCACGCCTCCTGTGGCGGCGTTAGAACTTGTCCCCGCATCGATATCCATGGCCTCCGCTGGCACCATGGCCACCTCGCGGACCTGGTCGGCACCTCTTGGCCGGCTCGTGACAACCCTGGGGAACGCGGAGCCGTCCTCCGCGTCCCTCGGGCGCCGCCTCCGCTGCCGCTTCGGGGCTGCCGCGTTCCCGGGATTGCCTGACATGATCCCGCTGGGAACGCCGGCGATGTCGatatcggtggcggcggcggcggtgggcgggcGGGAACGTTGGAGCAGCGTGACCTAGGAAACACGAGGAGAGCCGAATACGCACTTCGCAACGTTGCGATGGCAATTTATGGGTTTGCCCTTTCCGACAACCGGATAATTCCATGCATTGTGGCCCTCCGAGGAAAACATATTTACCTTTTActgcctccgttccaaaatatatgaCATTTTACCAAAACGTCatatagtacttcctccgtcccataatataagagcgtttttacactactgtagtgtcaaaaacgctcttacattatgggacggagggagtagataggaGAGAACAATAGGGGGGGGGGAGCAAATGTTGACACCGAGATATTTGTAGGAGTTAAAACAGATGAGACGAATAAAATGTGGCAGTTGCTACGTACTCTAAATATTCATGGCAATAAACCATGGTAATGGCGGGAGATTTCAATGAGATCTTCGTTCAGTGTgagaaggagggaggggcggcttaGCCCCAACGGGTGATGGACAGTTTTGGGAGTGCTTTGGAGGATTGTGATCTACATGATATTAGTTTTGTTGGAGACCCATTTACTTGCAAAACGGCAGTTGTAACTCCCAAAAATATATCCACGGGAGACTTGACAGAGCGGTAGCTTCACCAAGTTAGTGCCGAAATTTCTATTTTATAAGGTGGTGCATGGTGATCCACGCCATTCTGATCATCGAGCGTTGATAGTGCATGTGGAATATGAAGTAAGGAAGAGAAAGAGTATATGAAGGGGAGGTCAATTTCGTTTTGAGGCAAAATGTCTAGAGAAAGAACAGTGCAGTCACTGTGGTGTAGAATGCATGGATAAGAGAAATAAGGAGGCTTCGTGGTGGATGCATCAAAGGTGTGGCAAAGAACCTTATCATGTGGAGTGCCTCATGTTTGTTCAAATTGGAGAAGAAAGTATACATGCTAAAAAAGGAGTTGGTGGCATGCCAAAGAAGTGACATATCCCCTCGGTCGGACTGGCGTGAGCGGCTACTGAAGTATAAACTATAGAGGCTAGAATATCAGTTAGACCTTTACTTAAAGCAACAGGGCATTTACATGAACTGGATGGAGAAAGGCGACAATAACACATCAATTTTTAGGCTATATGCGTCCGCTAGGAAAAAGATGAATCACATCAGCAAACTAAAAACGAAAATGGAGGAGGGTGGTTGAGGAGGCAGAGATGGCAGAGGAAAAACTAACTAATTTTGTTCTTTCTTTACTTCACATGTTGGGGATCCTATGGAGGATCTCTTGGACCGAATTCCGGCCCGATGACAATGGATATGAACAAGGTCTTAATGAAGGAGTTCACAAGTGAGAAGGCGAGGAGCGCCTTGGATAGTACTGCTGGCCTCAAGGCCCTCGATGTGATGATATGTCGGATGTGTTCTTCAAGCGCCATTGGAAACAGTGGGTGAACATGTCATAGATGAAGTCTTGCATGTGCTGTGTAGGCTTGTAATGAAACGTGTGTGGTCATAACCCCAAGGTAAAGAAGCCGGAAAGTTTGAAATAGTTATGTCCTATAAGTCTTTACATGTAGTGTAAAATTTGATTTCTAAAGAGCTTGCAAGTCACTTTAAGTCCATTATGCCTAATGCTCCTGACCATTGTGCATTTGTGCCAGTCCATCTAATCACGGACAATATTTTGCTTGCTTATGAAGTCACACATTACATGGAGAATAATAGGATAGGCTCAGTTGGTTATGTGGCTTTGAAACTTGATATGGGTAAAGCATATGATCGTGTTGGGTGGCAGTTTTTTGAAGGGATGATAAGAAAGATGGGTTTTGCGGTAAGTTGGGTAGCCACTATCATGAAATGCACACAACAATGAAGTTCAGATTCAAGTTTAATGTTACTTTGATATAAGAGATCACTCTAGGTAAATGCCTCATCCAAAGAGATCTCTCCACCTATCTCTTTTTAATTCATACAGAAGCATTCTCCACTTTACAAGGTGTGTTGAGATGCCCTGAGTTGTAACCATATACTACTGCAGATGACTCGCTAATTCTTCTGAAAGTGAACGGAGAAATTAAGTTCGCATCATCTACAAAGTATCCTTCCTCTTTATGAGGTTTTCTCAAGATAGATTGTTAATGTTGATAAATCCTCTTTTGTGTTTAGTAAGAACACTGAGTAACATGACAAGTTTCATACGATGCAGCAACCGGCAGTTCAAGAGGAGGAACGAAATGAAAGATGTTTGGGCTAGTGCATGTGGGGACGTTGAGGACAAATGTATTTGCTTATTTGAAGGACTGGATACGGGACCACATCCAAGGGTGAATGGAGAAACTCCTATCTAAGGTGGTTGAAGATTTTTTATAAAAGCTTTTACACAAGCAATACCCTCATTTGCAATGTACTGCTTTGATTTAACTAAGGGCCTTGTGAGCATATTAGTTGATGATTGGAATATACTTTTAGGCACAACAAGAAAATGAAAACAAGGTGCATTGGATAAACTAGGAAAAGCCACGCTATTCAAGAGGACTCGCGAGGAGGAAGTGCAAAGTAGGTAGTCATCCAATTTCGGAACTTTCCCGGAAAGCCTCTTTTTCTGAAGGAGGCCAATGATGTACTCCCATTGCATCGAGTGAAAGGCCTTTCAAATGTCAAGCTTCAAGAGCAGGGAGGGAGTTTTTCTCTTCTGAAGTTGTTGTGCAATGTTCCTCACATACATGAAGCTAGCATGAATACTCCTTGTTTTAATGAATGTACTTTGTGTGTTGGATACAAGGGCATGCACGTGAGGGCTAAGACGGATAGCAAGGACATTTGTAATGTTTTTGGCAATTGCATGGATGAGTATAAGCACCATCGTTATTGGGGATAAGCATAATGTTTTGGGAGTTGAGCCAATGGAGGTTTACAACATGAAGGTTGCCAAAGAGATGAATAGCTCTCATAACGTCATTTTTTACAATTCCCCAACACTTTTTGAAGAACATCCctatgaaccccccccccccccgttctgTGTGCCTTGTCGCATGGCCTTTGCATGATGGCATCCCTCACCTCCTTCTAGGTAAAGAGGTCCTCAAGGTCTCACAAATCATGGCCCTCAAGGTTTAGATCATTCCAATTTGAGTCCATGGATCTTGTGCTTCCTTTTCACATCGCATCGGAGAAGTGGTCATGAAGGATTTCTTCCTTTTGGTCATGCTCTGTGACCCAACCATGGTTGTGTGTTAAGCCTATGGGTATGGTTCTTCCTTCTTCTAGCATTAATCTGGCGGTGGAAGAATTTTGTGTTTTCATCATCTTCTTTCAAGTTATTTAGGCACAATGCATTTTTCTTGTCCTCTCAAGAACGGCCAAGCTAACAACTCTCCTCTTGAGCCTTTCTCTAAGATCATGCTCTTCTAGAAAAAGTCGATGGTCCTCCTGGGCCAAGTCAAGGTGGAGGATAACCAAAAGGGTGGCATGGAGGTGGATCTTTTCTTTGGAGAAGAGCCCTCCACTGCACTCGGATAAGCGAAGCCCCGTCTTTTAAGCTTGTGGTACAATATTTGGTAGGGTTCGGTGTGGCCGGTGTGCTCATTCCCAGCTCGTCGCACCACATCACTGCAATCCGAGAGAGAGGTCCAAAAGTTCTCAAACTTGAACCTCGCAACCTTCAAGGCCAACTAATTTTTCCAAGGGCATGCAAATTGTGTgccatagctttatagaaggcaTAGGGTAAAAATACAAGAACTTAGGCAAGCTTCCACCATAGATCGGTGAGAAGCAAACACCACACCAACTCGAACGCACAAATACAACTTCAATGCAAAAGGGTATGCCTTGAACTGACCAACAGAGTCGCATCCCAACCAACGTCGAACACCTCCAAAAGAACTCTCCTCGATGATGCACCAACCACCCTTGATTTCCTAAAAGAGGTGGTAGGTGGATGGCAGGACTCGAACTACCCAGAGAAAGCCATCGTCCATGAGTCACCTGCAATGGCGTACATATCGCCCCTAATGACCAAATTCAGAACATCGACGAGCACCATAGGAATGCAAACTAGGACCTCCAAGCCATGTATCCAAACAATACTCCCAAAAGAGGAACGATGTCGAGGATGCCCCATCGCCGACCCGGAACTAGACCTAGGCTTTCGCCCGAAGACAACTGTTCAACTGAGAGAGGGCGAGGTACTGAACACTAGAACTACGCCTCCAAGGACATTTGAATTGTTGCACACCTGCAGCTCAGCCCACCGGAATGGGGCACATCGTCCTTGCTTGTTCACACCGCCACCACCGTGGCACCTCGCAGAAGAAGCCACATGACCTCACCCGACCAACACCACCATGAGAGATGACCAACACCACCACACCgagccaccaccagcaccaccacgcctACCGGCAGTCATGACCGAAACCCTACTGACCAGACCCAGATCAGACTGGACTGGaatagtgta is from Triticum aestivum cultivar Chinese Spring chromosome 3A, IWGSC CS RefSeq v2.1, whole genome shotgun sequence and encodes:
- the LOC123061496 gene encoding DEAD-box ATP-dependent RNA helicase 26, encoding MSGNPGNAAAPKRQRRRRPRDAEDGSAFPRVVTSRPRGADQVREVAMVPAEAMDIDAGTSSNAATGGVDGSYLSDTRFDQCAVSPLSLQGIKDAGYERLTRVQEATLPVILQGKDVLAKAKTGTGKTVAFLLPAIELLSTLPCSTSINLLVMLPTRELAYQVAVEARKLLKYHSSLGVQVVIGGTKLSQEQRSMRSTPCQILVATPGRLIDHLQNTPGFSARIKGVKVLVLDEADRLLDMGFRRDIEKIIAFIPKERQTLLFSATVPGEVREVSHLAMQKDYKFINTVQEGDEETHAQVNQMYMVAPLDLHFSILYGVLKKHIAEDAEYKVIIFCTTAMVTKLVAEILSQLKLNIREIHSRKSQSARTKVSDEFRKSKGLILVSSDVSARGVDYPDVSLVIQVGLPSDRQQYIHRLGRTGRKGKEGQGILLLAHWEKYFLSSVNDLSITETVAPPVNPSIQTEVKGAIRRVEIKTKESAYQAWLGYYNSNKTISRDKSRLVKLAEDFSQSMELEIVPAIPKLILRKMGLQNVPGLRSS